From the Lolium rigidum isolate FL_2022 chromosome 2, APGP_CSIRO_Lrig_0.1, whole genome shotgun sequence genome, one window contains:
- the LOC124690263 gene encoding 30S ribosomal protein S16-2, chloroplastic/mitochondrial-like has translation MVVRIRLARFGCRNRPFYRVMAADSRSPRDGKHLEVLGYYNPLPADEEMCAFSGKDGGKRMGLKFDRVKYWLSVGAQPSDPVQRILFRAGVLPPPPLLAMGHKGGHGDRNPIHPMTGRPLDLEGVTIVDDPNATEGDAEEPVAHMKTEA, from the exons ATGGTGGTCCGGATCCGGCTGGCGCGGTTCGGCTGCCGGAACCGGCCCTTCTACCGGGTCATGGCCGCCGACAGCCGCTCCCCGCGCGACGGGAAGCACCTCGAGGTCCTCGGCTACTACAACCCGCTCCCCG CCGATGAGGAAATGTGTGCATTTTCGGGGAAGGATGGTGGCAAGAGGATGGGACTGAAATTCGACCGGGTCAA GTACTGGCTATCTGTTGGGGCACAGCCATCAGATCCTGTGCAGCGTATACTCTTCCGCGCTGGGGTTCTGCCTCCACCTCCGTTGCTAGCTATGGGCCATAAGGGTGGACATGGTGATAGGAACCCCATTCATCCGATGACTGGACGTCCCTTGGATCTTGAGGGTGTCACAATTGTTGATGATCCCAATGCTACTGAAGGTGATGCTGAAGAacctgtggcgcacatga AAACTGAAGCTTAA